AAAAAGATGTCTTTGCAGGCTTAACcggtttttgttgttgttgttgttattgctGCTATCCCCGCCAAGGAGTTGCCTTGCTCGGACGCTGACCTGCAGCCGGACTAGAGCATGCATACAATGCATAGCTATGCGTGCCTGTTTCCTGACTTGCCCTCCTCGGACCATGGCTTGCAGCTTGACAAGGCTCCTCAGGGCCCGAAATGCTCGTCTTGCCTGTTAAAATGTTGCGCAACCACACCACATGAGAAGACATTTTATGTATTATAATGAAGGGTAAGTAACTATTTGGTActttgtgtttttgcaaagtatcattttggtaccttctgttttcaataatgctcacatggtaccctgtattttaaaatcgtacatatttggtaccctaaactcaaatttaattaataaaattttaccaatttaatcaaactactgtcaattatgtaagttccaaatttaaatttaattacttaattacatataactgatgacagtttgatcatattaacaaaattgtatctatcaaatctgagtctagggtatcaagtatgtataattttaaaatacaggtaccaaatgagcattattgaaaacagtaagtactaaaatgatactttgcaaaaacattcCCTATAATGAACGAAAGAAGTTAGTAGCAGTAATAAGTACAAGATGGCCTCTGAAATGTGCTTGGATTTTGATGGCAGCCAAATCTTGCTTTGTTGGAGCTGGTGGGAGAGGTGTTTCTGGGCTTATCGTAGCTGCAACAGCTGAGACAAGTTCAGTGGTTTCTTCATGGGATATGTGAGAGTTTGAATTGGTGTTGGAGTAGACAACAATGATGTTCCTAGAAGAAGATCCTTTCACAAAACTTCTTCGAATTCGTTTGAACCAACTGTTACTACTAGTACTGCCCATGATTCTCTTGTGTTGTGATGAGCTTTTTCTTTCAGGTATTAATGGAGGAAAGAAGGAGGAAGATGGTGGCGTAGAAGGCATGATATGTGGAAGCCATGTCTGTTTCTGGGGAGAGAGTTAGAGTTAAGAGTATacatagatagatagatagatacaTAGTTAGTGGTATGTCAGATACTATAACGTGATGGCATGATGTATTGGAtagtataaaatttgaaaaaaagaaaaagggtaTTTGAGTTTGGTAGAAATTAAAGAATAAGAAAATCTCAATTATTTAGAGTGGAAACAATCAaacaaatctgtttttttttttttctttttacagtTATTTGGTTcataaagaaagagatgaattgttattattattagggtCTATAATTTTTTCGTCGACcatgtgttttttctcattatttatttggactctgtgttttgataaattatttttttgactctatgttttgtaaaatggttaaaatagatccataaacctgattttggtcaatgttttctcaactaaaattacaaatcatttaccaaactaacaattcagaataaaaataaaattattctgcttaaaaactgtgttgttatatttaattttttcagtgtgttgttatatttaattttttctttgtcAAGATtgagtttagagttctattttaactaattttataaaacatagggtCGAAAAAGtattttgtcaaaatacaggattcaaaaagtaatttatcaaaatacaggatccaaactgttaatgagacaaaacaccacttattattattattattattattattattattattattattattatactttcAACTTTCTCACTACTTTTACGAATTGTTCTCTATTTTTTGGAGAGAAAATTTAGTGGGctctgcctttttttttttttttttttcttttggttctctttttcttttactttttccTATATTTAAACTGCACTTTTTTCCTCTCATAATATATACATTTTCACTTTTCCTCATCTTCAAAGTTAAGGTTtgcctttttatttatttagttattttatatatatttattgagtgATATTTCTTTCTTGAAAAAcgtatttgtttatttaattttgcaAAAATAGAATCTTGAAATGATTggaaagaaacaaaagataattgCGAGCATTATATTTGTACCCCAATAATATATTTAGGCACTCCattaatttagaaaaattaatttttaaaatcatttctaatactttttttcaatatttgtttttacattctttataattttttgataatttcaaaaattttattttattttgttttttttaaataagggtttatacatttttggaccctatattttgtctcattacctgtttggactatgtattttgacaaattactttttggactctatgttttgtaaaatggttaaaataaaacgctaaactcaattttaataaagaaaaaattgaatataacaacacagtttttaaggagaatgattttatttttgttctggattgttagtttggtaaattatttgtgattttagttgagaaaatattgactaaaatcgggtttaggattctattttaaccattttacaaaacatagagtccaagaaataatttatcaaaacacatgatccaaacaaataatgagataaaacacagggtctaaaaatatataaaccctttaaataatatataatttttagaagaaaaaaaagtcaaattttaacaaatttttatatttttttttgttttaatttttttatttaaatatttaaaatatatattatttatatgtattttttagaatatgaaaaaaaaaatgtaagcataagttaaaaaaatatatattatatattattttttaataaaaatagagtgtattaattaaattttgggaTGCAAATATAATGCTCATTTAAAacgataatattttataaaaatgaaattttACTAAAACAGACAGTTTCTTTCACCCAAAATAGTACGTACATGATATcttaaaaagaaaaacaacttAATAAACGACAATATATATTATAAGAAGAAAATTGTCGAAAAACGATACCGTGTTAAACGACAACTAACTAAGTAATACTAattatgaataaaaataaatagataTGTTCGATATTTTAAAATCAGTGACTAGCCAATCAAATTCATTGGATGATAACCTTTCTCTTGATaagttaaataatttaaataataagtaagatttaaaattaaatgatgTTTCATatcttttttatataataaatgtgtagataacaaaaattattgattttaattattttttatttttttaatattaaatttaactaaatattcttatatttaacagaatatttttatatttagtttataaacacttaaacttaaataaaataaaataaataattaaaaaattaaaataagatattttacaatg
The genomic region above belongs to Humulus lupulus chromosome 1, drHumLupu1.1, whole genome shotgun sequence and contains:
- the LOC133782054 gene encoding protein IQ-DOMAIN 7; this translates as MPSTPPSSSFFPPLIPERKSSSQHKRIMGSTSSNSWFKRIRRSFVKGSSSRNIIVVYSNTNSNSHISHEETTELVSAVAATISPETPLPPAPTKQDLAAIKIQAHFRGHLARRAFRALRSLVKLQAMVRGGQVRKQARIAMHCMHALVRLQVSVRARQLLGGDSSNNNNNNKNRLSLQRHLF